The following are from one region of the Cloacibacillus sp. An23 genome:
- the tsaB gene encoding tRNA (adenosine(37)-N6)-threonylcarbamoyltransferase complex dimerization subunit type 1 TsaB yields MAVLGINCAGRWTNVGVADGCEILAETNLELARRQSELLPAMTEEAVSKAGLSLGDISLIAVGTGPGYYTGIRAGIAYGAALAFALGVKVVPLSSLELFVWDMRNEYGLLVPVFRARASHCYAALYAASGDALKAVVPPSFMRVTELSAKLRDFPHAAVVSPDAGQYPELEACGCTVIPRESASGGVCAVMGGERRDAAVAPEQIRGTYLRAPDIGPSSF; encoded by the coding sequence ATGGCTGTTCTTGGCATAAACTGCGCCGGGCGCTGGACCAACGTCGGCGTCGCGGACGGATGTGAAATACTTGCGGAAACAAATCTGGAGCTTGCGCGCCGCCAATCCGAGCTTCTTCCTGCCATGACGGAGGAGGCCGTGTCGAAAGCCGGGCTTTCGCTCGGCGACATATCCCTTATCGCCGTCGGGACGGGGCCCGGCTACTACACGGGCATAAGGGCCGGCATAGCATACGGCGCCGCGCTCGCCTTCGCCTTAGGTGTGAAGGTCGTGCCGCTGTCGTCGCTCGAGCTTTTTGTCTGGGATATGAGGAATGAGTACGGCTTGCTCGTCCCCGTGTTCAGGGCGCGCGCGTCTCACTGCTACGCGGCCCTGTACGCTGCCTCGGGTGATGCGCTTAAGGCGGTCGTGCCTCCGTCGTTCATGCGCGTGACGGAGCTGTCGGCGAAGCTGCGCGATTTTCCGCACGCCGCCGTCGTGTCTCCCGATGCCGGGCAGTATCCTGAGCTCGAAGCGTGCGGCTGTACCGTGATTCCGAGAGAGAGTGCGTCCGGCGGCGTCTGCGCCGTGATGGGCGGCGAGAGGCGGGACGCCGCGGTCGCGCCGGAGCAGATACGCGGGACGTATCTCCGTGCGCCAGACATAGGTCCCTCAAGTTTCTAA
- the tsaE gene encoding tRNA (adenosine(37)-N6)-threonylcarbamoyltransferase complex ATPase subunit type 1 TsaE: MRLLKSCVNSFSIISESQDDTFAAGRALGEALYPGLLALLKGGLGMGKTRFVQGIGGAVGYDRVKSPTFVIMNEYDAAVPFLHVDLYRLESEEEIDALGIEEYLDDGFAAAVEWAERWSERPEDRVEIEFLPVPGDEDARVLVFEAFGEKETELLALVKRALFPGKDE; the protein is encoded by the coding sequence ATGAGATTACTCAAATCCTGCGTTAATTCCTTTTCTATAATAAGCGAAAGCCAGGACGACACTTTCGCGGCCGGGCGCGCGCTCGGAGAGGCGCTTTATCCCGGGCTGCTCGCGCTTTTGAAAGGCGGGCTCGGAATGGGGAAAACGCGCTTCGTGCAGGGCATAGGCGGCGCCGTAGGCTACGACAGGGTGAAAAGCCCGACCTTCGTGATAATGAACGAATACGACGCCGCTGTTCCGTTTCTCCACGTCGACCTGTACCGTCTGGAAAGCGAAGAAGAGATAGATGCGCTCGGCATAGAGGAGTATCTGGACGACGGCTTCGCCGCCGCCGTGGAATGGGCGGAGAGATGGAGCGAGCGCCCGGAAGACAGGGTGGAGATCGAATTTCTGCCCGTGCCCGGCGACGAAGATGCGCGCGTACTGGTGTTCGAGGCATTCGGAGAGAAAGAGACGGAGCTGCTCGCGCTGGTGAAGCGGGCGCTCTTTCCCGGGAAGGATGAATAA
- a CDS encoding NAD(P)H-hydrate dehydratase: MQKFYMPSDVREADSIAAERLGVPSVVLMENAARAAADAALSMSGGRGPFAVLAGHGNNGGDGFAAARHLMLRGHGVTVIKTAADDKYKGDAAVNLGVIRKLECAELVIKDASRLDDGEISAILGGAAVIVDALLGTGASGAPRGEIARLIRLTDGYENILSLDIPSGADPDEGGCAVPCVRASATVTFLAPKKGMAFSPALEACGKITTADIGVPAALVLPENPALTIYCEKDIRGMLPPVMRSIHKTERGSLLICAGSAAYRGAPLLAALGALRAGAGLVYLAVPDFIASEVSAALPEAVILPLPTDGGAVDAAAAAPMIAEWMPKCGAAAIGPGMGRGEEAGALFSWFWENWRAPLLIDADMLYFFARELDGLEERDDALLTPHGGEAARILGLSAAEVEASREASARLLTRKAGFALLKGRNTLIASASGELRMIGAGSPALAVPGSGDVLSGVIGALMASGLPVMDAAAAGALAHGAAGERLEERNGLRGTLAREIADEITQILR, translated from the coding sequence ATGCAGAAATTCTATATGCCGTCTGACGTGCGTGAAGCCGACAGTATAGCGGCGGAGCGCTTAGGCGTGCCTTCAGTCGTGCTCATGGAGAACGCGGCGCGCGCGGCCGCGGATGCGGCCTTGTCTATGAGCGGCGGAAGAGGGCCGTTCGCCGTGCTCGCCGGACACGGCAACAACGGCGGAGACGGCTTCGCCGCAGCGCGCCATCTGATGCTGCGCGGACACGGAGTGACCGTCATAAAAACCGCCGCAGACGACAAGTATAAGGGCGACGCCGCCGTCAATCTCGGCGTAATCCGCAAGCTCGAATGCGCCGAGCTTGTCATAAAAGACGCTTCCCGCCTCGACGACGGAGAAATTTCGGCGATACTCGGCGGGGCTGCTGTGATAGTAGACGCCCTGCTCGGAACGGGAGCTTCCGGCGCGCCCAGAGGAGAAATCGCGCGGCTGATACGTCTGACCGATGGGTACGAAAACATACTGTCGCTGGACATCCCCTCCGGCGCGGATCCAGACGAAGGAGGCTGCGCGGTTCCGTGCGTGCGCGCGTCAGCCACAGTCACTTTCCTAGCTCCGAAGAAAGGCATGGCCTTTTCTCCGGCCCTTGAGGCATGCGGAAAAATCACCACGGCGGATATCGGCGTTCCCGCGGCGCTCGTTCTTCCCGAAAATCCGGCCCTCACCATTTATTGTGAAAAAGACATACGCGGAATGCTTCCGCCTGTCATGCGCTCTATTCACAAAACGGAGCGCGGCTCACTGCTGATATGCGCCGGAAGCGCCGCTTATCGAGGGGCTCCGCTGCTCGCCGCGCTCGGGGCGCTGCGCGCGGGAGCTGGGCTCGTGTATCTCGCAGTGCCGGACTTCATCGCTTCGGAGGTTTCCGCGGCGCTGCCCGAGGCCGTTATACTTCCCCTTCCAACGGACGGCGGGGCGGTCGACGCGGCCGCGGCGGCGCCGATGATAGCTGAATGGATGCCGAAGTGCGGCGCGGCGGCGATAGGCCCCGGCATGGGGCGCGGCGAAGAGGCCGGCGCGCTCTTCTCGTGGTTTTGGGAGAACTGGCGCGCGCCGCTGCTAATCGACGCCGATATGCTTTACTTTTTCGCGCGCGAACTCGACGGGCTTGAAGAGCGCGACGACGCTCTGCTCACGCCGCACGGCGGCGAAGCTGCGCGAATACTCGGGCTCAGCGCGGCGGAGGTCGAAGCGTCGCGCGAGGCTTCGGCGAGGCTGCTTACAAGAAAGGCCGGCTTCGCCCTCCTGAAGGGCAGGAACACGCTGATAGCATCTGCGTCAGGCGAGCTGAGAATGATCGGCGCCGGTTCTCCGGCTCTCGCCGTTCCCGGTTCCGGCGACGTACTGAGCGGCGTTATAGGCGCGTTGATGGCCTCCGGCCTCCCTGTGATGGACGCGGCCGCCGCCGGCGCTCTAGCCCACGGCGCCGCCGGAGAACGCCTCGAGGAGAGGAACGGCCTTCGCGGCACGCTGGCGAGGGAGATAGCCGATGAGATTACTCAAATCCTGCGTTAA
- the acpS gene encoding holo-ACP synthase, whose translation MVLGIGVDLCDIARMRNAVARDGFAARVFSDGEIKYAEGKSDSAAHYAAAFAAKEALAKAGGWGLGSMGLDSCEVVRTERGPRFDFSEKFRLRLDSEGIKNVFLSISHESGMAVAMVVLEG comes from the coding sequence ATGGTTCTTGGCATAGGAGTAGACCTCTGCGACATAGCCCGCATGAGAAACGCGGTCGCGCGCGACGGCTTCGCCGCGAGGGTTTTCTCCGACGGAGAAATAAAATACGCCGAAGGCAAGTCCGACTCGGCCGCCCATTACGCCGCCGCGTTCGCCGCTAAGGAGGCTCTGGCGAAGGCCGGAGGTTGGGGACTCGGCTCTATGGGGCTGGACTCATGCGAGGTCGTCCGTACCGAACGCGGCCCCCGCTTCGACTTTTCGGAAAAATTCCGCCTCCGCCTCGACAGCGAAGGAATAAAAAACGTTTTCTTAAGCATATCGCACGAGTCCGGCATGGCCGTCGCGATGGTTGTTCTGGAAGGGTGA
- a CDS encoding glucosaminidase domain-containing protein, protein MERLFLKRARGVGAGGALLRCCAFALLVLFALAGQADAMSAREFYRYAKKYKCPNPFAATVHSAHETAQWTSELWVKARNGAGIKADKEWKAARKPVYNKSSAEHVGNKTVQRVSAFRKYSSTQAFLKDYSKKIREDYPNSAKHKDNVWLYFAGLYKGRHGKWATDRSYYQKLVAKTVKIAPEIYGSKWKTKLRSQYRKAQKSLEAWQAQAVKKAIG, encoded by the coding sequence ATGGAACGTTTATTTCTGAAGCGCGCGCGCGGAGTGGGCGCGGGGGGCGCGCTGCTGCGATGCTGCGCCTTCGCTCTGCTCGTCCTCTTCGCTCTGGCCGGTCAGGCGGACGCGATGTCGGCGCGAGAGTTTTACCGCTATGCGAAAAAATACAAGTGCCCGAATCCGTTCGCTGCGACCGTACACAGCGCGCACGAAACTGCGCAGTGGACGAGCGAACTTTGGGTGAAGGCGCGCAACGGAGCCGGGATAAAAGCCGACAAGGAATGGAAGGCGGCGCGAAAGCCGGTCTACAACAAATCCAGCGCCGAGCATGTCGGCAATAAGACCGTGCAGCGCGTTTCCGCTTTCAGAAAATATTCGAGCACGCAAGCCTTCCTCAAAGATTATTCCAAAAAGATAAGAGAGGATTATCCGAATTCCGCGAAGCACAAGGATAACGTGTGGCTGTATTTCGCCGGGCTGTATAAGGGACGGCACGGCAAGTGGGCGACGGACCGCAGCTATTATCAGAAGCTCGTAGCCAAGACGGTGAAGATAGCGCCGGAGATATACGGCTCGAAGTGGAAGACGAAGCTTCGTTCGCAGTACCGCAAGGCGCAGAAATCTCTCGAAGCGTGGCAGGCTCAGGCCGTAAAGAAAGCCATAGGTTAA
- a CDS encoding UvrD-helicase domain-containing protein, translating into MTEKNSVPAWHSLVSGTDDQRAALQSEAPLTVVSAGAGTGKTQTLSQRFAWLLASDPSCGIGEILVLTFTKKAAAEMLERIKKTLSAWYSAYPDELSHLRERIESIDDAYISTIHAFAMKLIRESGLALDIDPSAAMMPAPKEDIWWREFTSALSSSSFGKISRALPGEWRGRAEELFASPDFTDVMNALTPEAVAGAARTCTEKLYCAGQSPEELWDNDGSALETSIASMKNVRRDIYSLWMNGIFPALELNGALGGGKKKTKTQERLCAFLERWRGHAPRDDGELTEFCAGLFDDVLKPLPSGGVKKDIEDIIDRPLSAWRGEFAGKLALLEPPSEAEKRINRLLRRACAVGWACWDEFRRREGLISMADLICYASKVVESSPEYRTKFKHIMVDEFQDTDPLQNALIESLWNGGRDGATLFVVGDQKQSIYRFRHADLELFRGYTARARGGGTAKYIVLGQNFRTAKRLLEKFNGLFGGMWKGESSVLYEALTAPENDAASARRDGASVPYPRFSVLRAVSPYSDEKDEKPEKRSDAAALRLRLYAGLGRRFAAMMEEKAPVWDKSAEAFRPVRWSDFAVLVQTRAEYSDIERAFERLGLPYVLSTSKDYFGRGETGDLVNMISLLASPDDPLFLAGWLASPFCGLSAGEAGALIEAAYAERGRRGPLPLAAVVRRLRPDVWERLDGMRRRALLGGVSAVLLDLLKSPSFLENYAGLRRLRVNANVVYLAGIAAEYERSEGKSLKGCAEYLLTASSSGSAKEEPELFGDGVDAVRVMTVHASKGLEFPVVALTVSDKGRAALPPVFVSKKYGVAAKDYPEYLEGAGTADGDGRTAAYRWEKAEESAAGREELERLWYVGFTRARDRLILCGIYKEPKDKDAAPPNFLGSVMESGLCDECEELTEDDAGLPKYARYESPSGGAALELKTVSPAKLARISASAYSLLSWCPAAYRMIYRQGRSAGWIVKGGGAGSDFGVLAHWVLARWDFRADGAAQWLPEKRGAEWRRVYWRLPAPLRGEYGSGAKRAELREMLVRFAATEECALLAELDGKGGGLLQRETRFRVPLNGTVLIGTTDLFWRDSGGLHLRDWKTAPEETAPSFYYEKQLEFYACALNRFLESTGECGAQIDSALIYLRGSAAAAARRYVPGDFASIEEEIEKAAVRAVSGDFRGIKERCGRCPWRGDCPEK; encoded by the coding sequence ATGACGGAGAAGAATAGCGTCCCGGCCTGGCACTCTCTCGTCTCGGGCACGGATGACCAGCGGGCCGCGCTGCAAAGTGAAGCGCCGCTGACCGTGGTAAGCGCCGGAGCCGGTACAGGAAAGACCCAGACTCTTTCACAGCGTTTCGCATGGCTGCTCGCGTCGGATCCTTCGTGCGGCATCGGCGAAATACTCGTGCTAACCTTCACCAAAAAGGCCGCCGCAGAAATGCTCGAGCGAATTAAGAAAACTCTTTCCGCATGGTACTCCGCCTACCCCGACGAGCTGTCCCACCTGAGAGAAAGAATAGAAAGCATCGACGACGCCTACATATCGACGATACACGCCTTCGCGATGAAGCTCATACGCGAGTCGGGCCTCGCGCTCGACATCGACCCGTCCGCCGCGATGATGCCAGCGCCGAAAGAGGATATATGGTGGCGCGAGTTCACCTCGGCGCTTTCGTCATCATCCTTCGGCAAAATATCCCGAGCGCTGCCGGGCGAATGGCGCGGACGTGCGGAGGAACTGTTCGCGTCGCCGGATTTTACCGACGTGATGAACGCGCTGACGCCTGAGGCCGTCGCCGGCGCCGCGCGGACATGCACGGAAAAGCTCTACTGCGCCGGGCAAAGCCCGGAAGAGCTGTGGGACAACGACGGCTCCGCGCTCGAGACCTCGATCGCTTCCATGAAGAACGTAAGGCGCGACATATACAGTCTTTGGATGAACGGCATATTCCCGGCGCTCGAGCTGAACGGTGCTCTGGGCGGCGGAAAGAAAAAAACGAAGACTCAGGAGCGCCTCTGCGCCTTTCTCGAACGCTGGCGCGGACACGCGCCGCGTGACGATGGCGAGCTGACGGAGTTCTGCGCCGGGCTCTTCGACGACGTCTTAAAGCCGCTGCCGTCGGGAGGCGTAAAGAAGGATATCGAAGACATAATAGACCGCCCGCTCTCGGCGTGGCGCGGCGAATTCGCCGGCAAGCTGGCGCTGCTTGAGCCGCCGTCGGAGGCGGAGAAGAGGATAAACAGGCTGCTCCGCCGCGCCTGCGCCGTCGGCTGGGCCTGCTGGGACGAGTTCCGACGCAGGGAGGGGCTTATCTCGATGGCCGACCTCATCTGCTACGCCTCGAAGGTCGTCGAATCGTCTCCGGAGTACAGGACGAAGTTCAAGCATATAATGGTCGACGAATTTCAGGACACCGACCCGCTGCAGAACGCGCTCATAGAATCGCTGTGGAACGGCGGAAGGGACGGCGCGACGCTCTTCGTCGTCGGAGACCAGAAACAGTCCATATACCGCTTCCGCCACGCCGATCTCGAGCTCTTCCGCGGCTACACGGCGCGCGCGCGCGGCGGCGGGACTGCTAAATATATTGTACTCGGGCAGAATTTCCGCACTGCGAAGAGACTGCTTGAAAAATTCAACGGACTCTTCGGCGGAATGTGGAAGGGCGAGTCGTCGGTGCTGTACGAAGCGCTGACCGCCCCGGAGAACGATGCGGCTTCGGCGCGGCGCGACGGAGCCTCCGTGCCCTATCCGCGCTTTTCCGTCCTTCGCGCCGTCTCGCCGTATTCAGACGAAAAGGACGAAAAGCCGGAGAAACGCTCTGACGCCGCCGCGCTCCGGCTTCGCCTATACGCGGGGCTCGGACGCAGGTTCGCGGCGATGATGGAAGAAAAAGCGCCGGTGTGGGACAAGAGCGCCGAAGCTTTCCGTCCAGTCCGGTGGAGCGACTTCGCCGTGCTCGTGCAGACGCGCGCGGAATACTCCGACATCGAGCGGGCCTTTGAGCGCCTCGGCCTGCCGTATGTGCTTTCGACGAGCAAGGACTATTTCGGACGCGGCGAAACGGGCGATCTCGTTAATATGATCTCTCTGCTCGCATCGCCTGACGATCCGCTGTTCCTCGCCGGCTGGCTGGCGTCGCCGTTCTGCGGGCTGAGTGCGGGTGAGGCCGGGGCGCTCATCGAAGCGGCATACGCGGAGCGCGGGCGCCGGGGGCCGCTTCCGCTCGCCGCCGTCGTGAGGCGGCTGCGGCCCGACGTATGGGAACGCCTGGACGGGATGCGCCGCCGCGCGCTGCTCGGCGGAGTCTCGGCGGTGCTGCTTGACCTCCTTAAATCTCCAAGCTTTCTGGAAAATTACGCAGGGCTTCGGCGTCTGCGCGTAAACGCGAACGTCGTCTACCTTGCCGGCATCGCGGCGGAGTACGAGCGCTCGGAAGGGAAGTCGCTGAAGGGCTGCGCCGAATATCTGCTTACTGCATCCTCGTCCGGAAGCGCCAAGGAAGAGCCGGAGCTCTTCGGAGACGGCGTGGACGCCGTGCGCGTGATGACGGTCCACGCATCGAAGGGACTCGAGTTCCCGGTAGTGGCGCTTACTGTGTCCGACAAGGGGAGAGCGGCCCTGCCGCCTGTCTTCGTCTCGAAAAAGTACGGAGTCGCGGCGAAAGACTATCCCGAGTATCTCGAAGGAGCGGGAACGGCGGATGGCGACGGCAGGACCGCCGCCTACAGATGGGAAAAAGCGGAGGAAAGCGCGGCTGGGCGCGAGGAGCTTGAAAGGCTCTGGTACGTCGGCTTCACGCGCGCCCGAGACCGCCTGATACTGTGCGGAATCTACAAGGAGCCGAAGGACAAAGACGCCGCGCCGCCGAACTTCCTCGGCTCCGTGATGGAAAGCGGCCTCTGCGACGAGTGCGAGGAGCTGACCGAAGACGACGCCGGGCTGCCGAAGTACGCGCGTTACGAATCGCCGTCCGGCGGCGCGGCTCTAGAGCTGAAAACGGTAAGTCCGGCTAAGCTCGCGCGCATCTCAGCCTCCGCCTACTCGCTGCTGTCATGGTGTCCGGCCGCCTACCGCATGATATACAGGCAGGGGCGCTCGGCTGGATGGATAGTCAAGGGCGGCGGCGCGGGTTCGGACTTCGGCGTGCTCGCCCACTGGGTGCTCGCTCGCTGGGATTTTCGCGCGGACGGCGCCGCGCAGTGGCTGCCGGAGAAGCGTGGCGCCGAATGGCGGCGCGTATATTGGAGGCTGCCGGCGCCCCTTCGCGGTGAATACGGCTCGGGCGCGAAGCGTGCCGAGCTGCGCGAAATGCTCGTCCGCTTCGCCGCGACGGAAGAATGCGCGCTTCTGGCCGAGCTTGACGGAAAGGGCGGCGGCCTTCTTCAAAGGGAGACTCGCTTCCGCGTGCCGCTCAACGGCACTGTGCTGATAGGGACGACGGACCTTTTCTGGCGCGACTCCGGCGGCCTGCACCTTCGCGACTGGAAGACGGCTCCGGAGGAGACCGCGCCGTCGTTCTATTACGAGAAACAGCTTGAGTTTTACGCCTGCGCGCTGAACAGGTTCCTCGAATCGACTGGAGAGTGCGGCGCGCAGATAGACTCGGCGCTCATATATCTGCGCGGAAGCGCCGCGGCTGCGGCGCGCCGCTACGTTCCCGGAGATTTCGCCTCGATAGAGGAAGAGATAGAAAAGGCCGCCGTCCGCGCCGTTTCGGGAGACTTCCGCGGGATAAAGGAACGCTGCGGACGATGCCCGTGGCGCGGCGATTGCCCTGAAAAATAA